A stretch of the Bacillus sp. B-jedd genome encodes the following:
- a CDS encoding GH1 family beta-glucosidase: MPIIEFPAGFRWGTATAAFQIEGAAKEGGRGLSIWDTFSHTPGKVKNGDNGDVACDSYHRHEEDIELLAQLGVNVYRFSVSWPRVYPNGKGELNHEGLRYYHNLINSLIEKGIEPMLTLYHWDLPQALQDRGGWANRETVEAFSQYAETIFKEFNGKVSYWQTINEPFCAAFLSNYYGVHAPGYQDLQLAVDVAHHLLLAHGRAVRLFRELEIKGKIGTATNTTWREPFSHKPEDAEACKREIGINIDWFLDPVFKGSYPVYLMEWFKQKGAEPRIAEGDMETIHQPVDFIGVNYYSGNVARYKENTGLLDIENIEIDYKHTHIGWPIYADGLYKVFHYLMDRYGNVPLFVTENGACCQDEMAGGRVRDRDRIRYYEQHLTAVSRALDSGIHIIGYLAWSLMDNFEWADGYGKRFGLVYVDFRTLKRTKKDSYYWFKKTIANRWMEI; this comes from the coding sequence ATGCCAATCATTGAATTTCCGGCAGGTTTCAGATGGGGAACTGCCACCGCCGCCTTTCAGATCGAAGGAGCGGCCAAAGAAGGCGGAAGAGGATTATCAATCTGGGATACCTTCTCCCACACTCCCGGAAAAGTAAAAAACGGCGATAACGGGGATGTCGCCTGCGACAGCTACCACCGACATGAGGAAGATATCGAATTACTGGCGCAGCTTGGCGTGAACGTTTATCGGTTCTCCGTTTCCTGGCCCAGGGTTTATCCGAACGGAAAGGGAGAACTCAATCATGAAGGGCTGCGTTATTACCATAACCTTATTAATAGTTTGATTGAAAAGGGTATCGAACCGATGCTGACCCTTTATCACTGGGATCTTCCCCAGGCGCTGCAGGATCGCGGCGGGTGGGCGAATCGGGAAACGGTGGAAGCATTCAGCCAGTATGCGGAAACTATTTTTAAAGAGTTCAATGGGAAAGTCAGCTATTGGCAAACGATTAATGAGCCATTTTGTGCAGCATTTCTATCCAATTATTATGGCGTCCACGCCCCCGGATACCAGGACTTGCAGCTGGCTGTCGATGTCGCCCATCACCTGCTCCTCGCCCATGGAAGGGCTGTCCGGCTATTCAGGGAGTTAGAGATAAAAGGAAAAATCGGCACAGCCACCAATACAACCTGGAGGGAACCGTTCAGTCATAAGCCGGAGGATGCCGAAGCTTGCAAAAGAGAGATCGGCATCAATATCGACTGGTTTCTTGACCCTGTTTTCAAGGGCAGCTATCCAGTCTATCTCATGGAATGGTTTAAACAAAAAGGAGCGGAGCCGCGCATTGCGGAAGGGGACATGGAAACGATCCATCAGCCGGTTGATTTTATCGGCGTCAACTATTATTCCGGCAATGTCGCCCGCTACAAGGAAAATACCGGCCTGCTCGACATCGAAAATATCGAAATCGATTATAAACACACCCATATTGGATGGCCGATTTATGCGGACGGCCTTTACAAAGTCTTTCATTATCTCATGGACCGATATGGCAATGTTCCGTTATTTGTTACTGAAAATGGTGCTTGCTGCCAGGATGAAATGGCTGGCGGGAGGGTGAGAGACCGGGATCGAATCCGCTATTATGAGCAGCATTTAACGGCTGTAAGCAGGGCGCTTGATTCAGGGATACACATCATCGGTTATCTGGCGTGGTCGCTGATGGACAATTTCGAGTGGGCGGATGGCTATGGGAAACGGTTTGGTTTGGTGTACGTCGACTTCCGAACGCTGAAACGAACTAAAAAAGACAGTTACTACTGGTTTAAGAAAACCATTGCCAATAGGTGGATGGAAATTTAA
- a CDS encoding Gfo/Idh/MocA family protein yields the protein MQKILMIGAGTMGMEHAASYYAMEDVQLVGIVDLRKEQAEKIIGAHDTKVFATIEEAVESLEQIDVIDICVPTFLHKEYVIKAADYGIDVICEKPLSYSLQDAREMIDYCKAKNVKLFVGHVVRFFPQYAQVRELIQQGAIGEIGVVRTRRGGNFPAGWGDWYADHSKSGGVILDLIIHDFDFLRWTFGEVERVFAKGLAGRNIEHLDYALVTLVFESGVIAHVEGSWAHQTFSTQFEFAGKKGILEYDSLKEEPVLLSVRESAEEKGGVAVPQSPLKVSPYRTELEHFLDCLKTNETPIVTAEDAYKAMEISAAALQSLKTGLPVTLAEQRGEQA from the coding sequence ATGCAAAAGATATTAATGATTGGCGCAGGCACGATGGGCATGGAACATGCCGCTTCCTACTACGCCATGGAAGATGTCCAGCTGGTAGGGATTGTTGATTTACGAAAAGAACAGGCTGAGAAAATTATCGGAGCTCATGATACGAAAGTTTTTGCGACAATCGAAGAAGCGGTCGAAAGCTTGGAGCAGATTGATGTGATCGATATTTGTGTCCCGACTTTCCTGCATAAAGAGTATGTCATAAAAGCGGCTGACTACGGCATCGACGTAATTTGCGAGAAACCACTTTCCTATTCTTTGCAGGACGCACGGGAAATGATCGATTATTGCAAAGCGAAAAACGTGAAATTGTTTGTAGGGCATGTCGTCCGGTTTTTCCCCCAATATGCCCAAGTACGGGAGCTTATCCAGCAAGGGGCGATAGGGGAGATTGGCGTTGTCAGGACGAGGCGTGGCGGGAACTTCCCGGCGGGATGGGGAGATTGGTACGCCGACCATTCAAAAAGCGGCGGCGTCATCCTTGATTTAATCATTCATGATTTTGATTTCCTGCGCTGGACCTTTGGCGAAGTTGAGAGGGTTTTTGCAAAAGGGCTCGCAGGAAGGAATATCGAACATCTCGATTATGCATTGGTCACCCTTGTTTTCGAATCAGGTGTGATTGCGCATGTTGAGGGATCATGGGCCCATCAAACGTTTTCGACCCAATTTGAATTTGCCGGGAAAAAGGGCATTCTTGAGTATGACAGTTTGAAAGAAGAGCCTGTGCTGCTGTCGGTCAGGGAGTCGGCAGAAGAAAAAGGCGGGGTTGCCGTCCCACAAAGCCCGCTAAAAGTATCGCCTTACCGGACCGAGCTGGAACATTTTCTTGATTGTTTAAAGACGAACGAAACGCCAATTGTCACGGCGGAGGATGCATATAAGGCGATGGAAATTTCGGCAGCTGCGCTACAATCGCTAAAAACCGGATTGCCTGTCACCCTTGCTGAACAAAGGGGGGAGCAGGCATGA
- a CDS encoding Gfo/Idh/MocA family protein produces the protein MKIGIISFAHMHAMSYASAINRMEGATLAGIADDNEERGRKYAEDFNTAYFKNYEDLLAADIDAVIVTSENSLHHKHTIAAAKAGKHVLCEKPLATNLEDMEDMIRECEANGVFLGTAFPVRFNTPIQQAKRIVEQGVLGDILAIKGTNRGTNPGGWFIEKEKSGGGAVLDHTVHVVDIMRWFTGAEVKEVYAEIGSVYSGKPIDDCGIVSMEFTNGMIATLDCSWSRNDAYPTWGDVTLELIGTKGTLKVDAFAQKVDFYSNSEGVKWIGWGDDMDTGLIENFVKSVKEGKPPLATGHSGLKAVEAALAAYESFDKKRPVKLV, from the coding sequence ATGAAAATTGGAATCATCAGCTTCGCCCACATGCATGCCATGAGCTATGCATCTGCCATCAATAGGATGGAAGGCGCGACACTTGCCGGCATTGCCGACGACAACGAAGAAAGAGGCCGGAAATACGCGGAGGATTTCAATACAGCCTATTTTAAAAACTACGAGGATTTGCTGGCGGCAGACATTGACGCGGTCATTGTCACCTCCGAAAACAGCCTCCACCATAAGCATACGATCGCCGCGGCCAAGGCTGGCAAGCATGTTCTGTGTGAAAAGCCTTTGGCTACCAATCTGGAAGACATGGAAGATATGATCCGTGAATGCGAAGCTAACGGTGTTTTCCTGGGCACGGCATTCCCAGTCCGTTTCAATACACCGATCCAGCAGGCCAAAAGAATCGTTGAACAAGGCGTGCTCGGAGACATTTTGGCGATAAAAGGGACGAACCGCGGAACGAATCCCGGCGGCTGGTTTATTGAAAAAGAAAAATCAGGCGGGGGAGCGGTCCTTGACCATACGGTGCATGTGGTCGATATTATGAGATGGTTCACGGGCGCGGAAGTGAAGGAAGTTTACGCAGAGATAGGCAGCGTTTATTCGGGCAAGCCGATTGACGATTGCGGAATCGTTTCAATGGAGTTTACGAATGGCATGATTGCCACGCTTGATTGCAGCTGGTCCAGGAATGATGCCTATCCAACATGGGGCGATGTCACCTTGGAACTGATCGGAACGAAAGGAACCTTGAAAGTAGATGCATTTGCGCAAAAGGTAGATTTCTATTCCAATAGTGAAGGGGTCAAATGGATCGGCTGGGGTGATGATATGGACACCGGTCTGATCGAAAATTTCGTGAAGAGTGTGAAGGAAGGGAAACCTCCGCTTGCGACAGGGCATTCAGGATTGAAGGCCGTGGAAGCGGCGCTGGCGGCCTATGAATCTTTCGACAAAAAAAGGCCCGTAAAACTGGTCTGA
- a CDS encoding FAD-dependent oxidoreductase produces MELAISQVLRADLVIIGGGFGGCAAALSALQSGKTVIMTEETKWIGGQITSQGVPPDEHPWIESFGATRNYRTFRKNIRDYYLRHFPVKNSERMTDQFNPGNAIVSKISHEPRVALRVLDDMLAPYLHSGKLTLLTEYKIGEAETEGKQVNSVSVSHLRTENSYLLKGKYFLDATEMGDVLPLAGVEYVIGAESREETGEPHAPSGNAEPFNMQAFTYCFAMDHLEGEDHTIEKPAQYDFWKEYQADFWPAKQLSWWGLVPHTLEPIEYSFFYEPGRFSLWNYRRVIDKENFEPGTFESDITIVNWPQNDYWLGPVIDVEDEEKDKHLENAKQLSLSLLYWMQTEAPRPDGGKGYPGLRLRKDVLGTEDGLAMYPYIRESRRIKAEFTVTEQHISGEPEDKDSATYFKDSVGIGCYRLDLHPSTGMDTYIDMSSHPFQIPLGSLIPIRVENLLPACKNIGTTHLTNGCYRLHPVEWNIGEAAGHLAAYCIDNGLRPREVRNDSGRLKDFQERLVKAGIELEWPKIHKV; encoded by the coding sequence ATGGAGTTGGCTATATCTCAGGTACTGCGCGCGGACCTTGTTATTATCGGCGGTGGGTTTGGCGGATGCGCCGCGGCGCTGTCCGCATTGCAATCAGGTAAAACGGTGATTATGACCGAGGAAACGAAGTGGATTGGCGGGCAGATTACGAGCCAGGGGGTGCCGCCGGATGAGCATCCATGGATTGAAAGCTTCGGTGCGACTCGAAACTACCGCACTTTCAGGAAAAATATAAGAGATTACTATTTACGCCACTTCCCGGTGAAAAATAGCGAACGGATGACCGATCAATTCAATCCCGGCAACGCGATTGTCAGCAAAATCAGCCACGAACCAAGAGTGGCCCTTCGGGTGTTGGACGACATGCTGGCACCTTATCTGCATAGCGGGAAATTAACCCTATTAACAGAGTACAAGATCGGTGAGGCTGAAACGGAAGGAAAACAGGTCAATTCTGTTTCCGTTTCGCACTTGAGGACAGAAAATTCCTATCTATTAAAAGGAAAATATTTTCTCGATGCGACCGAAATGGGTGATGTTTTGCCACTTGCCGGGGTTGAATATGTAATTGGAGCCGAATCCCGGGAGGAAACAGGCGAACCCCATGCGCCAAGCGGGAACGCCGAGCCTTTCAATATGCAGGCGTTCACCTATTGTTTCGCGATGGACCACCTTGAAGGGGAAGACCATACAATCGAAAAGCCGGCCCAGTATGACTTCTGGAAAGAATACCAGGCAGATTTCTGGCCTGCGAAGCAGTTAAGCTGGTGGGGGCTTGTCCCTCATACGCTTGAGCCGATCGAGTACTCGTTTTTCTATGAGCCCGGCCGCTTTTCCTTATGGAATTACCGTCGGGTCATTGACAAGGAAAATTTTGAGCCGGGGACGTTCGAAAGCGATATCACGATTGTCAATTGGCCGCAAAATGATTACTGGCTCGGCCCTGTTATTGATGTGGAGGATGAAGAAAAGGATAAGCATCTCGAAAACGCTAAACAGCTAAGCCTTTCCTTATTATATTGGATGCAGACGGAAGCTCCTCGGCCTGATGGCGGGAAAGGCTATCCCGGATTGCGGTTAAGAAAAGATGTGCTTGGAACAGAAGACGGCCTGGCCATGTATCCATACATACGCGAATCAAGAAGGATTAAAGCCGAGTTTACCGTGACAGAGCAGCATATTAGCGGCGAACCAGAGGATAAGGACTCTGCGACTTATTTCAAAGATAGTGTGGGCATCGGCTGCTATCGCCTTGACCTTCACCCGAGCACCGGGATGGATACCTATATTGATATGTCATCCCATCCATTCCAGATCCCACTTGGCAGCTTGATTCCGATTCGGGTCGAGAATCTGCTGCCGGCCTGCAAAAATATCGGCACGACCCATTTGACCAATGGATGCTACCGGCTTCATCCGGTGGAATGGAATATCGGCGAAGCGGCGGGGCACCTGGCGGCTTATTGCATTGATAACGGACTCAGGCCGCGGGAAGTCAGGAATGATTCAGGGCGATTGAAGGATTTCCAGGAGCGATTAGTAAAAGCCGGAATTGAGCTCGAGTGGCCAAAAATCCATAAAGTGTGA
- a CDS encoding SGNH/GDSL hydrolase family protein: MRKRIVFIGDSITHWMKNENDPIGTGYVRLVHDYLQVTYPEQEFEIFNEGLSGNRVTDLAERWEQDVLSVRPDFVSISIGINDVWRQLDSPDIEQVYHEQFEKVYESLLLSLKEKTNARIILMEPTVIAEDVQSEGNVKLAPYVEIVHKLAERYSAVLVPTHEAFISYLKTGKGKPLTLDGVHMNSMGNMLMAKTWVEAAGKLFEL, translated from the coding sequence ATGAGAAAGCGGATCGTGTTTATAGGTGATAGTATTACGCATTGGATGAAAAACGAGAATGACCCCATCGGTACCGGCTATGTGCGCCTGGTTCATGATTATTTACAAGTAACTTATCCGGAACAGGAGTTTGAAATCTTTAATGAAGGCCTCAGCGGAAACCGTGTGACGGACCTGGCGGAGCGCTGGGAGCAGGACGTCCTTTCCGTTCGTCCCGATTTTGTATCAATCTCAATTGGCATTAACGATGTGTGGCGCCAGCTTGACTCGCCTGACATCGAGCAAGTCTACCATGAGCAGTTCGAAAAAGTTTATGAATCACTCTTGTTGAGTTTGAAGGAGAAAACGAACGCACGGATTATCTTGATGGAACCAACAGTAATTGCCGAAGATGTTCAAAGTGAGGGGAACGTGAAGCTTGCGCCGTATGTGGAAATCGTTCATAAACTCGCGGAACGTTACAGCGCGGTTCTCGTTCCAACACATGAGGCATTCATCAGCTATCTAAAAACGGGCAAGGGCAAACCTCTTACCTTGGACGGCGTCCATATGAACAGCATGGGGAATATGCTCATGGCAAAAACGTGGGTGGAAGCGGCGGGAAAATTGTTCGAACTTTAA
- a CDS encoding sigma 54-interacting transcriptional regulator — protein sequence MIKIALVVPCSNFIKDAFDIFNEHNFMEENRQKYTYQLEEVVISEENPTDTRIQADVIITRGLLAEILKRVSGDIPIVEIPVSSTDILRTIRRSTEKYGTGTIGVIAANNMLAGLKELYDLLDAPVKTYRLNTTWNGFSLVKEAIADGCQIILGGIKTCKYADDLNLNNMFIESSREAFWQAITQAKITAATAIKEQEKANRLQAILETASDGVIVVNAERELVMLNPKAAYLLDLDKSIIGQKLDTTSILPKFRILMQDTKEYTNEVFRYKKTMLSINKRFIKVKNVVSDIVFNIQAVQDLQLLEGSIRKRIYSKGHTAHFNFSQIVAESEMMKQTIETAKHYSRTNSNILLIGESGTGKEVFAQSIHRESDRFSQPFVAINCAAIPDNLLESELFGYVAGSFTGANKNGKAGLFEIAHRGTIFLDEIAEIPLSLQAKLLRVLQEREIMRLGSDVIIKVDIRIIGATNKDLEVMVKENKFREDLFYRLDVLRIEIPNLEMRKEDIPFLVDDYFRKNYPGIELSHEAKLLLMQHSWPGNVRQLFNICERLAVLYAPRITSEAIQTVLPNTINFKKTIETENRATPPDERERVLQALIDNQYNRSLAARSLGISRSTLWRKMKDYHIAEKNQSH from the coding sequence ATGATTAAAATTGCTTTAGTCGTTCCATGCAGCAACTTTATTAAAGATGCATTTGATATTTTTAACGAACATAATTTCATGGAAGAAAATCGCCAGAAATATACATACCAGTTGGAGGAGGTTGTCATCTCCGAAGAAAATCCTACTGATACAAGAATACAGGCAGATGTGATTATTACAAGAGGGTTATTGGCGGAAATTTTAAAGAGGGTTTCCGGGGATATCCCTATTGTGGAGATACCGGTTTCATCAACTGATATCCTCCGGACAATCCGGAGATCCACCGAGAAGTACGGAACCGGGACAATAGGCGTGATTGCCGCCAACAATATGCTTGCTGGTTTAAAGGAACTGTATGATTTACTTGACGCGCCAGTAAAGACCTATCGGCTCAATACTACCTGGAATGGTTTTTCCCTGGTAAAAGAAGCTATTGCCGACGGCTGCCAAATCATACTTGGCGGAATTAAAACGTGCAAATATGCGGACGACCTCAACTTGAATAATATGTTTATAGAATCGAGCAGAGAAGCTTTCTGGCAAGCGATTACGCAGGCAAAAATCACTGCCGCCACTGCCATAAAGGAGCAGGAAAAAGCGAATCGGCTGCAGGCCATTCTTGAAACGGCCAGTGACGGTGTTATCGTCGTGAATGCAGAACGTGAACTGGTCATGCTAAACCCGAAAGCGGCCTATTTACTGGATCTCGACAAATCGATTATCGGCCAAAAACTTGATACCACATCCATCCTTCCTAAATTTCGGATTTTGATGCAGGACACCAAGGAATATACGAACGAAGTCTTCCGTTACAAAAAAACGATGCTGAGCATAAATAAACGCTTCATCAAAGTAAAAAACGTCGTATCCGATATCGTCTTCAATATTCAGGCGGTCCAGGATCTTCAATTGCTGGAGGGAAGCATCCGAAAACGGATATACAGCAAAGGCCATACTGCCCATTTTAACTTTTCACAAATCGTCGCTGAATCGGAAATGATGAAGCAGACAATTGAGACCGCCAAACATTATAGCCGCACTAATTCAAATATCCTCTTAATAGGAGAAAGCGGCACGGGAAAAGAAGTTTTCGCCCAAAGCATCCATCGCGAAAGCGACCGGTTTTCCCAGCCATTCGTAGCCATTAATTGCGCGGCGATTCCTGATAATCTGCTGGAAAGCGAACTATTCGGCTATGTGGCCGGAAGCTTTACAGGAGCGAACAAAAACGGAAAAGCAGGGCTTTTTGAAATCGCACACCGAGGGACCATTTTTTTAGATGAAATTGCTGAGATTCCTTTATCCCTGCAGGCTAAACTTCTCCGTGTCCTTCAGGAACGGGAAATCATGCGTTTAGGCAGTGACGTAATCATCAAAGTAGATATTAGAATCATAGGCGCGACAAATAAGGACCTGGAAGTTATGGTAAAGGAAAATAAATTCAGGGAGGATTTATTCTACCGGCTGGACGTATTAAGAATCGAAATACCGAATCTGGAAATGCGCAAGGAAGATATTCCTTTCCTCGTGGATGATTATTTCAGAAAAAACTATCCTGGAATCGAATTGTCCCATGAGGCAAAATTGCTTTTAATGCAGCATTCTTGGCCAGGCAATGTGCGCCAGCTCTTTAATATTTGTGAACGATTAGCGGTTTTATACGCTCCGCGCATCACCTCGGAAGCGATCCAGACTGTACTCCCTAATACGATAAATTTCAAAAAAACAATTGAAACAGAAAACCGCGCCACTCCTCCGGATGAAAGAGAAAGAGTACTACAAGCCTTAATTGATAACCAATATAACCGTAGCTTGGCAGCCCGTTCATTAGGGATAAGCCGTTCAACTCTTTGGAGAAAAATGAAAGATTATCATATTGCGGAGAAGAATCAATCCCATTAA
- a CDS encoding HpcH/HpaI aldolase family protein, with product MLRSSEVFENRAKQLLAGKKKLSAGWLQASSPITSEIMAKAGFDVLMVDMEHGPGDIMTLIHQLQALSSYEVTPFVRAPWNDLVVVKRILDAGAHGVLIPYVNTAEEAEKAVMACKYPPEGMRGIAPSPRAGGFGMNGGNYLEKANLEISVLIAVETRAAIENLEDILKVDGIDGIFLGPMDLSTSMGHFCNPKAPEVQEAIRKVEELVLQSDKFLATVAGDFEQAKGLYEKGYSMVVMMSDTTTLGKMAQRTVADFKKYYQNEQ from the coding sequence ATGTTAAGGTCCAGTGAGGTATTTGAAAATAGGGCAAAACAACTTCTGGCTGGCAAAAAGAAATTGTCTGCGGGATGGCTCCAGGCATCCAGTCCAATCACATCTGAAATCATGGCCAAAGCCGGTTTTGATGTTTTGATGGTGGACATGGAACACGGGCCTGGGGATATCATGACATTGATCCATCAACTGCAGGCGCTATCCAGCTATGAGGTTACTCCCTTCGTCCGGGCACCGTGGAACGACCTTGTCGTGGTGAAACGGATATTGGATGCCGGCGCCCACGGTGTCCTGATCCCTTATGTCAATACGGCGGAAGAAGCTGAAAAAGCGGTCATGGCCTGCAAATATCCGCCAGAAGGAATGAGGGGGATTGCACCGAGCCCGCGCGCGGGAGGGTTTGGCATGAACGGAGGGAATTATCTTGAAAAGGCCAATTTGGAAATAAGCGTGTTGATTGCTGTAGAGACAAGGGCGGCAATCGAAAATCTGGAGGACATTTTAAAGGTAGACGGAATTGATGGCATCTTCCTGGGTCCGATGGATTTATCGACATCGATGGGGCATTTTTGCAACCCAAAGGCACCTGAAGTCCAGGAAGCGATTCGCAAGGTTGAAGAATTGGTCCTACAATCGGACAAGTTCCTTGCGACAGTTGCCGGTGATTTTGAACAAGCAAAGGGCCTGTATGAAAAAGGCTACAGCATGGTCGTCATGATGTCCGACACGACCACGCTCGGAAAGATGGCACAAAGAACAGTAGCGGATTTTAAAAAATATTATCAAAACGAACAATAA
- a CDS encoding Nramp family divalent metal transporter, translating to MSAIQPQVNQSETKVTFKKLTWKESLKSIGPGIIFMLTGLGAGDLVDSSVAGSHYGYALMWVLVIACLIRFVVVNILTRFELCNTEKITLFEAYRGISKLYPYLFMAMAIVLGHMAISNMVKGSGEALYYIFNGVGSPFFWSIIVVLSCVFLMRKDVYNKLENVMKALLALMTLAFIYLALTSTPHPAELMKGIFAFEMPEGTGLFGSLALTISMIGAVAGSIVNFLYPRAIRAKGWTDASYKKIQRNELLFSIGMMIVINLAIWVVGAEILRPQGIEVKSLSDIAFALEDQFGRIGGIAFYLGVFGALYSTILGIVNGYNNIAVDNIWILKPERKETFATTENDPIYKYIALFFMLSAFIWYIPGMPGFIELTLITTIMQAACLPAIAVGLLFLATRKKYLPKQFLNNWLENLVLIGTTALAVWSGIKIILGFL from the coding sequence ATGAGTGCTATTCAGCCGCAGGTAAATCAATCAGAAACAAAGGTGACGTTTAAGAAGTTAACGTGGAAAGAATCCTTAAAATCAATCGGCCCAGGTATCATCTTTATGTTAACCGGGCTTGGAGCAGGGGATTTGGTCGATTCATCCGTAGCCGGCTCCCATTACGGATATGCTTTAATGTGGGTTTTGGTCATTGCCTGTTTGATCCGTTTCGTTGTCGTAAACATACTGACGCGGTTCGAATTATGCAACACAGAAAAAATCACGCTTTTTGAGGCTTATCGTGGAATAAGCAAGCTGTACCCATACCTCTTTATGGCCATGGCAATTGTTCTCGGCCATATGGCCATTTCGAATATGGTGAAGGGATCCGGGGAGGCATTATACTATATTTTCAATGGTGTGGGATCACCGTTTTTCTGGTCGATCATTGTGGTCCTTTCCTGTGTTTTCCTCATGCGAAAGGATGTTTACAATAAGCTTGAAAATGTTATGAAAGCCTTGTTGGCACTCATGACTTTGGCATTCATTTATCTGGCACTGACCAGTACGCCTCATCCAGCAGAATTAATGAAAGGCATTTTTGCTTTTGAAATGCCTGAAGGCACAGGATTGTTCGGATCTTTGGCGTTAACCATTTCCATGATTGGCGCTGTTGCGGGTTCAATCGTAAACTTTCTTTATCCGCGCGCTATCCGTGCAAAAGGCTGGACCGATGCTTCCTATAAAAAAATCCAGCGGAATGAATTACTGTTTAGCATTGGCATGATGATTGTCATTAACCTCGCCATCTGGGTGGTTGGCGCAGAGATACTACGTCCCCAAGGAATTGAAGTAAAGTCATTAAGTGATATCGCATTCGCACTGGAAGACCAGTTCGGACGCATTGGCGGAATTGCTTTTTACCTCGGGGTTTTCGGAGCTTTGTACAGTACCATTCTCGGGATTGTAAACGGATACAACAATATTGCGGTGGACAATATCTGGATTTTGAAACCGGAAAGAAAAGAAACTTTTGCAACGACTGAAAATGATCCTATTTACAAATACATCGCGCTATTTTTCATGTTGTCCGCATTCATTTGGTATATTCCTGGAATGCCAGGCTTTATAGAGCTCACTTTAATCACTACTATTATGCAGGCGGCCTGCCTTCCTGCCATTGCGGTTGGCTTGCTTTTCCTCGCAACAAGAAAAAAGTATCTTCCAAAGCAGTTCCTTAACAATTGGCTCGAGAACTTGGTATTAATCGGGACGACTGCTTTAGCGGTATGGAGCGGGATTAAAATCATTTTAGGATTTTTGTAA